One Pseudochaenichthys georgianus chromosome 7, fPseGeo1.2, whole genome shotgun sequence DNA segment encodes these proteins:
- the LOC117449794 gene encoding uncharacterized protein: MFFCKEECERDILVGPTYKDLKKGRYSIRYLEASKEGFVIVSIEQLTQSDSGWYRCGLGRTSSKDPYQRFRLIVTDGEFLLDKEKVARKALTTSTPPSSVPSASTETSNQSESSTSSPASPKTTEHPESTTTTGVVLYVSLTLVVLVIVSSLSVLVFCRKRICKAKSEEPEPRVETQNASAPEAEDDPSQPAYSEIKFVNVGSSHSGFHGDAERVIYSVPRVEASSDEPPLCSTVNNPQ; this comes from the exons ATGTTCTTCTGCAAGGAGGAATGTGAAAGAGACATTCTTGTTGGACCGACTTACAAAGATTTGAAAAAAGGCAGATACAGCATCAGATATCTTGAAGCATCAAAAGAAGGATTTGTGATTGTGAGCATCGAACAGCTGACCCAGTCTGACTCAGGATGGTACAGGTGTGGTCTGGGCAGAACTTCCTCTAAAGATCCATACCAGAGGTTTAGGCTCATCGTCACTGATGGTGAGTTTCTGCTTGATAAAGAAAAAGTGGCCAGAAAAGCTCTGACCACTTCTACTCCTCCATCATCCGTCCCATCAGCCTCGACAGAAACATCAAACCAAAGTGAAAGCTCCACATCTTCACCAGCTTCCCCTAAAACCACAGAGCACCCTGAATCAACAACTACTACAG GTGTGGTCCTGTATGTGTCTCTGACTCTGGTCGTCCTGGTCATCGTGTCATCACTGTCTGTGCTGGTATTCTGCAGGAAGAGGATTTGTAAAGCCAAAAGTGAGGaaccag aacCTCGTGTGGAAACACAAAACGCTTCTGCACCGGAG GCTGAAGACGACCCGAGTCAACCCGCCTACTCTGAGATCAAATTTGTCAACGTGGGCTCATCCCACAGCGGTTTCCACGGTGACGCTGAGCGTGTTATCTACTCTGTTCCTCGGGTGGAAGCTAGCTCTGATGAGCCCCCTCTGTGCTCTACTGTTAACAACCCCCAATAA